The Cololabis saira isolate AMF1-May2022 chromosome 18, fColSai1.1, whole genome shotgun sequence genome contains the following window.
TGGATCTGGGGCGCGTTCTCAGTGGCCGTCACTCGCGGTAAACATGTCATCGGCTCTTCGGTGCAACTCCAGTGCTGTGACCGTGGAGATGTCTTTGGGGagctctgatttcctcctcattAAAGGTCGTTCTCGTCGCTGATCTCTTTGGATCTgtgagcaaaaacaaaaagttatCGGTAACAAAACCTTCTGCGATCGTCCAGTTCTGCCTCGTCTCCCACacgactaccgtattttctggactataaaccgcacctgtatataaaccgcatccgctctattttaaaaaaaaaaaagatatttagccgcagatatttatgttgttagattagatatttactacatgtacagaaccattttgaactgtaaatgatgtacatgtttgtacctaaatagatcctttcctaacagtgccttttaacacggcagcaactttgctgattaaaacgggacagaaccaagagaaaataaccggtatttatctatttatctgtttgaaatctgcttctacctacttctatctgctaaagaagaagtagcgtattcttctttacatttattttgtcttagtgtttattctaattccagttagagcgccccgagcggtggaagaaaaatccacagaatagccgcacctttgtataagccgcatggttgaaaacctatgaaaaagtagcggcttatagtccagaaaatacggtaatcttcCCAGTGTAACTCCGCTCAAACAACTGGCTCATTATGGGTTAACATCCAAAGCAAAACTATCTATGAAGGGTAAATAACGGCATTTAATGACAGGAAACACaaaacaggtaaaaaaaaaacaggaaaatataaaaatggagAAGCTTCTATCTGAATTCGGTATCAGACATGAACTGATCCTATCtccatttttaaaaaagaaacctgAGCTTAGTGGAGGATTGGAAATGCTACATATGGAGGCAGTTTCGACTGTGATTCCAATCACATTTCCACAGATGCATCTCCATCTGAGCAGCTCAAGCAGGGCTTCAAATAGGGTTTCGTGTCATTAGTAAATCACACAGACGACAGCGTGTACCAGAGTGATGGAAGTGACGGGCTCAGAGTGGAAAAATCACACCGCTTTCGGTGTTTTGGCCGACAGCTGATGCGATGAAGAAGATAAAACTCCCTCGGTCTCTGGCACGTTCTTGTCAAATTTGCACTGCAGTTCCACATAACCATTCGCAACAGTAGGAAAGACTGTTCACAGCCATCATTTTGGTTGGTTCAGAGACACGGACCGGACCTGATCACGGGACTTTATAACTGAAACAGGATTCTGATCAGATAAGTTTAAAAATCAGGTTCACAATGCAAATTGAACAAAGCCATAGTTGagtggagacaggaagtgtgaaTGCCACTgcagtagggctgcaactaaccacCAGTCTCACCGTCGATTAGTCATCAACTATttaaacgattagtcgactaatccgATTATGAATCTCACAATTATTAAATGGCTCTTGTTTAGTTCTCAGCTTTTAATTTTGCATGAGGTTGTTTTAAATCATGTTCTAATTAAAAATAGACAAGAAATATGGAcacttcattttaaaatacatattttaattaACTTTGCTATTGTGCATAATGCAATTCTAAGCAGAGATAGGAATGAAGGCGATTCCTCACtctgttgaattttttttttgccgaCAATACACGAATGAAATTCCTTGGCGACTATTTTTATGattgatttttgtcgacaatgTTGAGTAATCGTTCTACCTCcacactgcagcctgaacagaGAACATGTGACTAtgtcagtgtttctcaatcctggtcctcatgggcccctgtcctgcatgttttagatgtttccctgcaccaacacacctgattctaatgaatggtccccattagcttgtcaccaaggtctgcacaactctgttgatgacacaggtacttgtatcacggtgtgctgaagcagggaaacatctaagtcatgcaggacaggggcccacaaggaccaggattgagaaataCTGGACTATGTAAATACTCATCAAGCCCGCTTACGTCAAGTTATAATTTGTACAATTAAATTCCTGTATTCAATCATTTATTAGCTTCAACCGAAGTGATGTTTATTGAAAATAGTTAAAAATGCATCTGCAACCATATGTTCATCTTCCCTGCCCAACAGACCTGCGTGGCTTCTTCTTCTACCCTTTTCTTCAGCAAGCCGAAGTCGTCTAGCAGCAGCCCGTCCGTCTCCAGGTCCATCGGACTGCCTGGTCCTATAGAGTCAACGAACACCAGAAACTGCACACAGAAAAAACAAGGAACATTTGAGGAACTGTAGAAgccacagatatttatgttagattagatatttactacatgtacagaacgactttgaactgtaaatgatgtacatgtttgtacctaaatagatcctttcctacactgcaaaaactcaaaatcttaacgagaatatttgtcttatttctagttaaaatgtctcatttttagtcaaaaaaaaaatctcattacacttaaaacaagactcatcgctggaaaaaaacaacaattttcacctgtttcaagtagattttcacttaaaataagtagaaaaatctgctagtggaacaggatttttttgcttgtaataagaagataagtcttgttccactggcagatttttctacttatttcaagtgaaaatttacttgaaacaggtgaaaatggtcaaataagttatttttttggtaatgactcttgttttaagtgtaatgagatttattgactaaaaattagacattttaactagaaataagacaaatattcctggtaagattttgagtttttgcagtgtacagtgtcttttaacacggtagcaactttgctgaaaagtagcggcttatagtccagaaaatacggtaattgatTTACAATTCCATCTGGTGCCTCAATGAGTTTGAATTATAAAACTGAAGGTCTGCAGAACTACTGCAGCGTGTGTTACTCACCTGTGGGTTTGACTTTGCTAGATTCTCGATCTTCAGCCAGGCGTCTTCTCGCTCTTTCCACTTGGCTTTCTCTCTTcacaccaaacaaacaaaacagtcagCTTCAAAGCATTTTCAGAGTGAGTCAGCGGTTAGCCGACCGTCATCTTGTTAGTTTTCTAAGGTATTTGCAGCAGGGGGGTGATTCGAAGACGAGCATAGCTGCACTGAAAATGTGGATGTGATGTGCCATTAGATCACTCACTTGCTTTTCTCAGCCCTGAACTGCTGGGTGCAGTCATCAAACAACTTCTGGTTCATTTCCATGAAGAGTTTCAGAGCGTTGTAGATCAAACCATGGATTGTCCTGCAGATGCACAAACACGTCCATGACTGGCTTGTTTCTATACTTGAACTGTGCAGATATGATGCTCAGAGACACACACGggaatagggctggggatcgattcaaatgtcaagaattgattcgattccgattcttaagattcagaatcgattattaaggtttgatccgattcgatccaatattgatttgggttagtgttattaaaacagttttttgagctgttgcatgaattatatgactgtagttatgcaaaatattactactagtattatattgagattaaacagcaagtattggcagctgatgatgctgtaagaaccaatcagctcccagaatgctgatagaactgctttcagaaacgttgtgcgtcagaattaccaaacagatccagggaagaaacagagatggatgaaatcggttttattttttcccacattccgtttttatttgttccattttcggtctattttggtttttaatttttgagaatttggtttttagcattttttgcaaatgtaaccccaagacagtatataaagtaatgaaatatagacaatttatgcaattataactgaacactttaatgttttcatacctttaaacatatttaaaggcaaaaacatggcaccagttattctcgtgtccaacaaaacattacttttttggggataaacaaaaaaataaccaaaagttggaatgtaatgatgaaaaaaaaataacataaataaataaaagaaaattaaaaaaaaatcccccccaaaaaataaataaataaatcgatctttagacatatgaatcgatttttaggaattaatatgagaatcgatttagaattgggaaatcgattttttcaacacaggcctacacgGGAAGCCTGTGGAGACTCACTTGTTCCAGTGGGTCTTGGAGTTGCGGTACAGGGATGGGAACATGATGGGCAGGATTTTGGCAGCATTGTCGCTGATCAGACTCATGATGTACTCATTGTTCCAGTAGTACAGAGCTCGCTCGGCCACCTGCCAGCACAGTTTTGTGGCAGAGTTACAATAGGAAGACACAGAAGCcagaaaaaacaccaaaaaaaccccACCTGCATATGTGAACTGAAACAAATCAAGTAAGTGCGATTGGATTCAGACCTGAAAGTGTGGGCTCGACACACACTTGGCCAGCTGTCGGAAAAGGGACTCCATGACTTTGACAAACTCTGATGGTTCAATAACATCCAGAATCTCCTCCAGTTCATTGAGGTACATCACCTCCTTTGGACTGTGGGTCTTTGGCCAATACTTTAACAAAGCCATTACCGtctgcatacacacacaaaaggaCCACAAGGCTTAATAAAGATCAGTATTTCCACACGTGACTTGTTTAACTATTAAATCTGCTAATGACACTTTAAAGAAAACGATCAATGATAAAGTACAGACACAGCTGACAACATATTCACAAAGACACACCACCAGATAGTGTTTATCatcttaaatattaaaatagaaattaaGTATAAGAGGAAAATGCTATTCAAAGATAAGTCAATCGAAACAGTGAATGCGAGTCTCACCGGTTCTGTGAGGGTGCTATCCTTCTCCAAGAACTGTACGACACAGTAGGCCAGCTAAGAAAGAAACCCTTTTTAATATTTCCACTTCCAACACAGTTTTCATCACCATactggttttatttttctttcattaacaCAGGAATATGCAGAGTGTGACACAAGACTGAAGCTAGCTACCTGTGGGTGATAGACGCTCAGAGACTTGACTTTGTGCAAAGGCAACAGGACTTTCAGCAGGAACATTTTGTGCTCCTCTTTCAGAGGTAATGCAAATCCATTGATTAtgctgtaaaaacaaaaaggcgGCGATGAGGGAAAATGCACGTCTGCCAATACGAACTAGTCAAGCTACCAGCTAGTATAGAAGAACCAAAAACAAGACCACAGAAATCGTACCTGCCAAGGATTTCCAGTAATTCTGCTATTCCGTTATGGTGCTCCGTTTCATAAATGAATCTGCAAAAGAGATTTACTATATGCAAATTACTTGCAAAAAACCCAAACGCAACACAATAACTCGCAGTGTGGCTAAAATATACTCACGTATAGAATATATTATTTATCTGTTTCCTGATGTACGCTCGCAGGCCCAGGAACTTGCCATAGATGCGATGCAGAGTGGTCTTTAAAAAGTCTCTCTCTCTGGGGTCTTCACTGTCAAACAGGTCCAagagctgagagtaaaacagccgagaaagagagaagctgtgctcaagcaaaataaatacaacGAGTGAAGTTTTTACAGCCATGCAGGCAATCAGTCTTTAACGCTCACCTGCATTACAAACTTCTGGTCAATATACTTTTTGGCTATGTTGGGCTGAAAGTCCGGTGACTCTAAGAACCGTAGGAAGAATTCATAAACAAGctgtgggggaaaaaagaagagcagTGAGGAGATTTCAGACAGAGATTTCAGTGGAAGCGTGTATTTCTTAGGGCTCTGTATACCTGCAGATGTGGCCATGCTGCCTCTAGCGTGGGCTCATCCTCCTCTGGGTCGAACTCTGCCCCGGTGGGGTTGGACGATGGAGGCAAAGTCCTGAACATATTCACAGAAAACTGGGGAGAGAACAGATCTGCTCATTAACCAGCTGCACAGATTTCTCAGTCAATCCAGGTCATGCATTCAATATAGCCCGCTTTTCAACTTGCATTCAAAAAACACATGGGGTCTTTTCCTCAGTGCCCCCCCGTCTTTACCCCAGAAACCAGGAGTTTTACCGCAACGATAATTCAGACTCAGATTTATTGTTTCACTGTTATACTCcaagctagggctgggcgatatatcgagattttaatatatatcgatatattttcaaacgcgatatggtacgagacaatatcgtttatatcgagaatttttatctatttattttttttaatgattttgatatagcttattttgtgacaaattgacttgaatgttttatttgagatttgcacaaatgttttgttatttgcacaattgtcaacctcagtggaaaagtctgcctgttactgtctacattgtattaattgcacagtgtattttaattgaattgttatgcaggaaagggatatttgttttattttattcaagaagcatttttattctatatatgcaggcagttttttttaatttcatttgttttatacattttgatattgtgcagacctctgttaataaaggaacctgtgtgacatttggcacgaggcatcgtattaaaactgactgtttttttaagggtttgcctcagaaaaaatgaagctaacagagatgctatgctataatgctttgggggaaaccccaattatggcacagaaaaaatatcgatatatatcgagtatccccattcagctagaaaatatcgagatatgacttttggtccatatcgcccagccctactccaagctataaataaaaacatattatgCCCGTTAACATCAAAAGATTTTCATATTTGGAGTCACTTCTTCATGGGTTTCTACCGGAGAATCAAACGAAGGAGGACTGAATCTGAGCCAGAACACATAATCTCCAGTTGTTTCATGCACATATGAAACCTCACAG
Protein-coding sequences here:
- the LOC133418663 gene encoding serine/threonine-protein phosphatase 2A 56 kDa regulatory subunit gamma isoform-like isoform X1, whose translation is MPNKPKKDKESPKSGKVGKGGGHENSDHESSNRKTSNSVPPTTQLLKGKQPGSQTPVKKDKRQSSTRFSLSNNRELQKLPAFKDVPPAEQEKLFIQKLRQCCVLFDFVSDPLSDLKWKEVKRAALSEMVEYITHNRNVITEPIYPEVVHMFSVNMFRTLPPSSNPTGAEFDPEEDEPTLEAAWPHLQLVYEFFLRFLESPDFQPNIAKKYIDQKFVMQLLDLFDSEDPRERDFLKTTLHRIYGKFLGLRAYIRKQINNIFYTFIYETEHHNGIAELLEILGSIINGFALPLKEEHKMFLLKVLLPLHKVKSLSVYHPQLAYCVVQFLEKDSTLTEPTVMALLKYWPKTHSPKEVMYLNELEEILDVIEPSEFVKVMESLFRQLAKCVSSPHFQVAERALYYWNNEYIMSLISDNAAKILPIMFPSLYRNSKTHWNKTIHGLIYNALKLFMEMNQKLFDDCTQQFRAEKSKEKAKWKEREDAWLKIENLAKSNPQFLVFVDSIGPGSPMDLETDGLLLDDFGLLKKRVEEEATQIQRDQRRERPLMRRKSELPKDISTVTALELHRRADDMFTASDGH
- the LOC133418663 gene encoding serine/threonine-protein phosphatase 2A 56 kDa regulatory subunit gamma isoform-like isoform X2, translated to MLTCARPATGMVLDTPSSNGPFQPVALMHFRDVPPAEQEKLFIQKLRQCCVLFDFVSDPLSDLKWKEVKRAALSEMVEYITHNRNVITEPIYPEVVHMFSVNMFRTLPPSSNPTGAEFDPEEDEPTLEAAWPHLQLVYEFFLRFLESPDFQPNIAKKYIDQKFVMQLLDLFDSEDPRERDFLKTTLHRIYGKFLGLRAYIRKQINNIFYTFIYETEHHNGIAELLEILGSIINGFALPLKEEHKMFLLKVLLPLHKVKSLSVYHPQLAYCVVQFLEKDSTLTEPTVMALLKYWPKTHSPKEVMYLNELEEILDVIEPSEFVKVMESLFRQLAKCVSSPHFQVAERALYYWNNEYIMSLISDNAAKILPIMFPSLYRNSKTHWNKTIHGLIYNALKLFMEMNQKLFDDCTQQFRAEKSKEKAKWKEREDAWLKIENLAKSNPQFLVFVDSIGPGSPMDLETDGLLLDDFGLLKKRVEEEATQIQRDQRRERPLMRRKSELPKDISTVTALELHRRADDMFTASDGH